One Leptolyngbya subtilissima AS-A7 genomic window, GACCATATTGACCTAGAGTGGTTTGGCCCCGGTGGGCAACTGCTGTGGTCTACCTTTGCAGACCTCCAGCCCGTGCCCCTTCACGTCAACCCAGCAGGCGAAACGGTGCGGGTGGGGCAAGAGACTTTCTTTCGGCAGATTACTGAGCGAGTGCAGGCCGACGGCCAAGTGCTGGGTTATCTACGGGTCAGCCACCCCTGGTTTGAGGTAACCAAGCCCAGTCGGCGCTTGATTGTGGATTTAGCTCTGGGCACTAGCTTGATGGTGGCAGCGGTGGCGGCGATCGGCTGGCTGCTGTCGGGGATCGCGATCGCCCCTGTGCGCGACTCGTACCAGCAGCTCAAGCAGTTCACCGCCGACGCCTCCCACGAGTTGCGCAACCCGATCGCCGTGATCCAGACCAATGCCCAGGTAGCGCTGTCAGACCCCAACCCTGACGTAGATATTCAGCAAAAGCAGTTTCAGGTGATTGAGCGCCTCACTCGGCGGCTAGGGCGGCTGGTGGATGACCTGCTGTTTTTGGCCCGTCAGGAGAGTGGGCTGATTGCCTTCGCTCCCGCTTCTGTCAGTTTGGAGGGGCTGCTGGAGGATGTGCTGGAGGAGCAGCAGGTGATGGCTACCGAACGCCAGATCGCGCTAAAAGTGGCAGTCGCGGAAGACGGTTTTGGTAAAAGTTTTGGCAAACAGCGGTCTAAAAACGCAGCGCTACTGACTGCTCCCCCCACCGCTAGCTCCACGATTTTGGGCGATCCCGGCCAGCTCACCCGCCTGTTTACCAACCTGATCAGCAATGCGGTGCAGTACACCCCCAGTGGCGGCACCGTGACGGTCAAGGTCAAGCCCACCAAGCACCAGGGACAGCTAGGGGTTCAGGTAGTTGTGCAAGATACGGGCATTGGCATGGACAGCGAAGCGATCGCCCATGCCTTCGATCGCTTTTACCGAGCCGACCCGTCGCGGTTGCGCAGTGGGGAGCAGGGAACGGGTCTGGGGCTGGCGATCGCCAAGGTAATTGTTGACACCCACCGCGGCCACATTCACCTCGACAGCCAGCCCCAAGTGGGAACTACAGTTACCGTCGTGCTGCCCCAAGGAGGCGTGGGCGGATAGACTCAGCCAGTTCTACAGCCCTGCTTCTCTCCCGCGAGGGATGAGTCAACTGTCCAATTGCCGTAGTTTATACGGTGGGGTTTAGCTCGTTTGCCCAGTTGACAAACATCAACGGAGGTTAAGCGCGAGCGGTTAACTTTCATAAAGAGGGTTAAAATCAGCAAATGTTGGGTTAGAAAACACGTCCACAGCGTCTGTCGCCCTCAGTTCCCCGGTATGCCCAGCTTGGTTCCTGCTGATCCCCAGGTGACCCTACGGCATTGGCAGCCTTTTAGCCTTTCCTCACGCAGCCGCATCGTCCTCTGGGCTTTGATCCCGGCTTCCCAAGTTTTTTTGAATCCGTTCCCCGGTGGTAGCACAGCCCATGATTAGGCTGGCCACTGTGTCCAACTCCTCACTCATTTTTTTCCTATGGCTGATTCACTCCAGCATTCGGCATTGCAGGCTAGCTCTGCGGTCCCTACGGCCTATGATGGCCCCCACGATGGCTTGATCCCCGCTGTTAGCACCGGGGTTTTTGTTTGCGTGCACGGCCACTTTTACCAGCCGCCCCGCGAGAATCCCTACCTCGATGCGATCGAGAAGCAGCCCAGCGCCGCCCCCTTCCACAACTGGAATGAGCGCATTCACCACGAGTGCTATCGGCCCAACGCCTACGCCCGCATTCTCAACGATCGCGGCGAAGTCGTGCGCATCGTCAACACCTTTGAGTACATCAGCTTTAACATTGGCCCCACCCTGCTGAGCTGGATGGAGCGCCACGACCTGGAGACGTACCAGCGCATTATCGACGCCGATCGCAACAGTTGTGCCCGGCTGAGCGGGCATGGGAATGCGATCGCCCAGGTCTACAACCACATCATTTTGCCCCTAGCCAACCCCCGCGACAAAGTCACCCAGGTGCACTGGGGCATTGAGGATTTTCGCCGCCGCTTTGGCCGCAACCCCGAGGGCATTTGGCTGGCCGAAACTGCGATCGATTACCCAACGTTGGACGTGCTCCACGCCGAGGGGATCAAGTTCACAATTCTCGCGCCGTCGCAGGTGCAGCGCTGTCGCCCCATGGTCAGCTACAACGGCGAGCGCGACACCTGGCAAGAGGTCGGCGGTGGCCAGATTGATCCCAGCCGCCCCTACCGCTGC contains:
- a CDS encoding sensor histidine kinase, whose product is MFQATRRRLALWYTAVTAVLLLLFASGFYLYVRTTLVERVDDTLNHVVEIVERSLVIEPDAAGDHTFATIDTDGPPLRVNVEASFRDNARAVEDDHIDLEWFGPGGQLLWSTFADLQPVPLHVNPAGETVRVGQETFFRQITERVQADGQVLGYLRVSHPWFEVTKPSRRLIVDLALGTSLMVAAVAAIGWLLSGIAIAPVRDSYQQLKQFTADASHELRNPIAVIQTNAQVALSDPNPDVDIQQKQFQVIERLTRRLGRLVDDLLFLARQESGLIAFAPASVSLEGLLEDVLEEQQVMATERQIALKVAVAEDGFGKSFGKQRSKNAALLTAPPTASSTILGDPGQLTRLFTNLISNAVQYTPSGGTVTVKVKPTKHQGQLGVQVVVQDTGIGMDSEAIAHAFDRFYRADPSRLRSGEQGTGLGLAIAKVIVDTHRGHIHLDSQPQVGTTVTVVLPQGGVGG